From Solidesulfovibrio carbinoliphilus subsp. oakridgensis, the proteins below share one genomic window:
- a CDS encoding response regulator, with protein sequence MAAPAATIAPMRLLVADDEPRILDLFTEILAPQDDFFDGLDGLGGLGGLDGAAAASKEARFELTLCRQGEEAVAAVAEAGREHRPFAAAFLDVRMPPGRGGLVAAEAIRAMDPWIQIVVVTAFTDIDPATIASRVPPADKLLYIQKPFHPQEIRQFATSLGAKWRAERDFQALKNRLETRVSERTAALASANRRLTREMEERERVTKLIVAAKREWEGTFDSVQDMVVVIDRQCKVRRLNLAMAHRLGLPPKDVVGRECSFLFDLPDRPGERSDEILAMTDGRYHSREISIPRLRGEFLITASPLTHADDAPLGTVFVAHDVTERKNLEMRLRQSQKMEAIGTLAGGIAHDFNNILGIIMGFAEMIEAEAEQDGSLARRVDHILSACRRARDLVLQILTFSRQNDQEATPLHVGPLVKETLKLIRATVPNTIALVESIRPGRDTILAEPTQIQQILMNLCANAAHAMRETGGVLEVGLEEAPAGLCPIPGEANPGECLRLWVRDTGPGIGPDILERVFDPFFTTKKPGEGTGMGLSVAHGVVRKYHGDIKVKSDPGQGALFDVYLPLAQDAGKAATVPEPRPAMGRGRVLLVDDEEALAEIGRELIESLGYRARAETDPRQALAAIRDDPAAFDLLITDQNMPGMTGADLAREVLAVCPGLPVLMLTGFSETMSKEGARGIGIRDLLLKPILRRDLAAAIEAALREGGAGGGGDGGMPPAAGRG encoded by the coding sequence ATGGCGGCACCCGCCGCGACAATCGCGCCCATGCGCCTTCTGGTGGCCGACGACGAGCCGCGCATCCTCGATCTTTTCACCGAGATCCTGGCCCCGCAGGACGATTTTTTCGACGGCCTCGACGGCCTTGGCGGCCTTGGCGGCCTGGACGGCGCAGCCGCCGCGTCCAAGGAAGCCCGGTTCGAACTGACGCTGTGCCGCCAGGGCGAGGAGGCCGTGGCCGCCGTGGCCGAGGCCGGCCGCGAACACCGGCCCTTTGCCGCCGCCTTCCTCGACGTCCGCATGCCGCCCGGGCGCGGCGGACTGGTCGCGGCCGAGGCGATCCGGGCCATGGACCCCTGGATCCAGATCGTGGTGGTCACGGCCTTCACCGACATCGATCCGGCCACCATCGCCAGCCGGGTGCCGCCGGCCGACAAGCTCCTCTATATCCAAAAGCCCTTCCATCCCCAGGAAATCCGCCAGTTCGCCACCTCGCTTGGCGCCAAGTGGCGGGCCGAGCGCGATTTCCAGGCCCTCAAAAACCGCCTCGAAACCAGGGTCTCGGAGCGGACCGCGGCGCTTGCCAGCGCCAACCGCCGGCTGACCCGGGAGATGGAGGAACGCGAGCGGGTCACCAAACTCATCGTCGCGGCCAAGCGCGAGTGGGAGGGCACCTTCGATTCGGTCCAGGACATGGTCGTGGTCATCGACCGCCAGTGCAAGGTCCGCCGTCTGAATCTGGCCATGGCCCACCGCCTGGGCCTGCCGCCCAAGGACGTGGTCGGCCGGGAGTGCTCGTTTCTCTTCGACCTGCCGGACCGCCCCGGCGAACGCTCGGACGAGATCCTGGCCATGACCGACGGCCGCTACCATTCCCGGGAAATTTCCATCCCCAGGCTTCGCGGCGAATTTTTGATCACCGCCTCGCCGCTCACCCACGCCGACGACGCGCCGCTCGGCACGGTCTTCGTGGCCCACGACGTCACGGAGCGCAAAAACCTGGAGATGCGGCTGCGCCAGAGCCAGAAAATGGAGGCCATCGGCACGCTGGCCGGCGGCATCGCCCACGATTTCAACAACATCCTCGGCATCATCATGGGCTTTGCCGAGATGATCGAGGCCGAGGCCGAACAGGACGGCAGCCTTGCCCGCCGGGTGGACCACATCCTGTCGGCCTGCCGCCGGGCCAGGGACCTGGTGCTCCAGATCCTGACGTTCAGCCGCCAAAACGACCAGGAGGCCACGCCGCTCCATGTCGGGCCGCTGGTCAAGGAAACCCTCAAACTCATCCGGGCCACCGTGCCCAACACCATCGCCCTGGTGGAATCCATCCGCCCCGGCCGCGACACCATCCTGGCCGAGCCCACCCAGATCCAGCAGATCCTCATGAACCTGTGCGCCAATGCGGCCCACGCCATGCGCGAGACCGGCGGCGTGCTCGAAGTGGGGCTGGAGGAGGCGCCCGCCGGCCTGTGTCCCATTCCCGGCGAGGCCAATCCCGGCGAGTGCCTGCGCCTTTGGGTCCGCGACACCGGCCCGGGCATCGGCCCGGACATCCTGGAGCGGGTTTTCGATCCCTTTTTCACTACCAAAAAGCCCGGCGAAGGCACGGGCATGGGCCTGTCCGTGGCCCACGGCGTGGTCCGCAAGTATCACGGCGACATCAAGGTCAAAAGCGACCCCGGCCAGGGCGCGCTCTTCGACGTCTACCTGCCCCTGGCCCAGGACGCCGGCAAGGCGGCCACGGTCCCCGAACCGCGTCCCGCCATGGGCCGGGGACGCGTTCTCCTCGTGGACGACGAGGAGGCGTTGGCCGAGATCGGCCGGGAACTGATCGAATCCCTTGGCTACCGGGCCCGGGCCGAAACAGATCCCCGGCAGGCCCTGGCCGCCATCCGCGACGATCCCGCCGCCTTCGACCTCCTGATCACCGACCAGAACATGCCCGGCATGACCGGCGCGGACCTGGCCCGGGAAGTCCTGGCCGTCTGCCCCGGCCTGCCTGTCCTCATGCTCACCGGCTTCAGCGAGACCATGAGCAAGGAAGGCGCCAGGGGCATCGGCATCCGCGACCTGCTCCTGAAACCCATCTTGCGTCGCGACCTGGCCGCCGCCATCGAGGCGGCGCTCCGCGAAGGCGGTGCGGGCGGGGGCGGGGACGGGGGGATGCCTCCGGCGGCCGGGAGGGGATGA
- a CDS encoding lytic transglycosylase domain-containing protein — MHVSFPAAALFVGVLAGSALAAGPKIVSSPMPSTEIHGVTLPDPVAAAKRDASLHQAGYKFADKKAVGCRYPAVIEDGKLIRLVNSYSRKNGLDPRLVYALIEQESRFNACAVSPKGAQGLMQIMPDTQKLLGLTEPFDPERNIAAGTKYLKAMLDQFQTEVQALAAYNAGPGAVAKHGGVPPYDETKDYVLKVVDRYFFLRLRYPAEGIGVIHQKLAASEEPRPAAMEKP, encoded by the coding sequence ATGCATGTTTCATTTCCGGCCGCCGCCTTGTTCGTGGGCGTGCTGGCCGGATCGGCCCTGGCCGCCGGGCCGAAAATCGTTTCCAGTCCCATGCCGTCAACGGAAATCCACGGGGTGACCCTGCCCGATCCCGTGGCCGCGGCCAAACGGGACGCCTCGCTGCACCAGGCCGGGTACAAGTTCGCCGACAAAAAGGCCGTGGGCTGCCGCTATCCGGCCGTGATCGAGGACGGGAAGCTGATTCGGCTGGTCAACAGCTACAGCCGCAAAAACGGCCTCGACCCGAGGCTGGTCTACGCGCTCATCGAACAGGAGTCGCGGTTTAACGCCTGCGCCGTCTCGCCCAAGGGGGCGCAGGGGCTCATGCAGATCATGCCCGACACCCAGAAGCTTTTGGGCCTGACCGAGCCCTTCGACCCCGAGCGCAACATCGCGGCCGGCACCAAGTATTTGAAAGCCATGCTCGACCAGTTCCAGACCGAGGTCCAGGCCCTGGCCGCCTACAACGCCGGTCCCGGGGCCGTGGCCAAGCACGGCGGCGTGCCGCCCTACGACGAGACCAAGGATTACGTGCTCAAGGTCGTGGACCGCTATTTCTTCCTGCGCCTGCGCTACCCGGCCGAGGGCATCGGCGTCATCCACCAGAAGCTGGCCGCCAGCGAGGAGCCGCGCCCGGCCGCCATGGAGAAGCCATGA
- a CDS encoding ATP-binding protein, which produces MFERNPIGYVASVEGAEVTVVLTAGAAGAAGVGDMVVIPSERSMVFGLVQALLTEAGQGGEGRHVARLALLGESLGPETDEFVFQRGVSVSPRLGAVVRQAVTEDLSRIYAKPAKSSVRIGALHQDAAVPAYMVVDDFLGKHFAVLGTTGSGKSCTVAVLLRSVLSAHANGHIVLLDPHDEYAHAFGDLAESVSPDNLVLPYWLLDFEEMAQVFCSGEQPYREVEANILKDCVVAAKAEFLRGLGADDGALTIDTPVPYRLARVIELLKVGMGRLDKPENSVPYLRLTARMDALRRDRRFGFMFGQLTVEDSMAGVLARYLRLPADGRPLTIFNLAGVPAEIVDVVVSVLCRLIFDFALWTERGRGVPVLLVCEEAHRYVPRDSAAAFAPTRRALSRIAKEGRKYGVSLGLVTQRPSEISETVLSQVNTLVSLRMSNEQDQLFVRRAMPENAAGLLAALPALRTQEAVVVGEGVPVPMRIRLRDLGDNERPRSDTARFSDVWATPCNDKGFIADTIDRWRRQVR; this is translated from the coding sequence ATGTTTGAACGTAATCCCATCGGCTACGTAGCGTCCGTGGAGGGCGCGGAGGTGACGGTGGTGCTCACCGCCGGGGCGGCCGGGGCGGCCGGGGTCGGCGACATGGTGGTGATCCCGTCCGAGCGGTCCATGGTCTTTGGGCTGGTGCAGGCGCTTTTGACGGAAGCGGGGCAGGGAGGCGAGGGACGGCATGTGGCGCGGCTGGCGCTTCTGGGCGAGAGCCTTGGGCCCGAGACCGACGAGTTCGTGTTCCAGCGGGGCGTGTCGGTCAGCCCCCGGCTCGGGGCGGTGGTGCGGCAGGCGGTGACCGAGGATCTGTCGCGCATCTACGCCAAGCCGGCCAAATCGAGCGTGCGGATCGGGGCTCTGCACCAGGACGCGGCCGTGCCGGCCTACATGGTGGTGGACGATTTTCTGGGCAAGCACTTCGCGGTCCTCGGCACCACCGGTTCGGGCAAGTCCTGCACCGTGGCCGTGCTCCTGCGGTCCGTGCTCTCGGCCCACGCCAACGGGCATATCGTGCTGCTCGACCCCCACGACGAGTACGCCCATGCCTTTGGCGACCTGGCCGAGTCGGTCTCGCCGGACAACCTGGTCCTGCCGTACTGGCTCTTGGATTTCGAGGAGATGGCGCAGGTCTTTTGCAGCGGCGAGCAGCCCTACCGGGAGGTGGAGGCCAATATCCTAAAGGACTGCGTGGTGGCGGCCAAGGCCGAGTTCCTGCGCGGCCTTGGCGCGGACGACGGGGCCCTCACCATCGACACGCCGGTCCCCTACCGGCTGGCCCGGGTGATCGAGCTCTTGAAGGTCGGCATGGGCCGGCTGGACAAGCCCGAGAACTCCGTGCCCTACCTGCGCCTGACCGCCCGGATGGACGCCCTGCGCCGGGACCGGCGGTTCGGCTTCATGTTCGGCCAACTGACCGTCGAGGACAGCATGGCCGGGGTTTTGGCCCGGTATCTGCGCCTGCCGGCCGATGGCCGGCCGCTGACCATCTTCAACCTGGCCGGGGTGCCGGCCGAGATCGTGGACGTGGTGGTTTCGGTCCTGTGCCGGCTGATCTTCGATTTCGCGCTCTGGACCGAGCGGGGGCGCGGCGTGCCGGTCCTGCTCGTGTGCGAGGAGGCGCACCGCTACGTGCCGCGCGATTCGGCCGCCGCCTTTGCCCCGACCCGCCGGGCCCTCTCGCGCATCGCCAAGGAGGGCCGCAAGTACGGCGTGTCCTTGGGGCTCGTGACCCAGCGGCCGTCGGAGATTTCCGAAACCGTGCTGTCCCAGGTCAATACGCTCGTTTCCCTGCGCATGAGCAACGAGCAGGACCAGCTTTTCGTGCGCCGGGCCATGCCGGAGAACGCGGCCGGGCTCCTGGCCGCCCTGCCGGCGCTTCGCACCCAGGAGGCGGTGGTGGTCGGCGAGGGCGTGCCGGTGCCCATGCGCATCCGGCTGCGCGATCTCGGCGACAATGAGCGGCCGCGAAGCGACACGGCGCGGTTTTCCGACGTCTGGGCCACGCCGTGTAACGACAAGGGGTTCATTGCCGACACCATCGATCGATGGCGCCGGCAGGTTCGTTGA
- a CDS encoding radical SAM protein, producing MSLLVVSRLRAGGVIPTYQCQSACPHCLYRGGPSRAAEYLDRETAGTLFAKALELGATAMHVGGGEPLADPLGLAGVLAAAAETGMPIEYVETSGSWYDDPDEARELLAELRDMGLSRLLVSISPMHNGFVPLRKTLGVLEAARLAGVAVLPWQEHFLDDLQVFDPDTTHPFREYLAKFGPDYPAAILGRTWIHQGGRAFDLFAPVLGRRPVEAILAAASPDCRAELTDTGHFHLDLYGDYVPGLCSGLALRAADLGAPLDPERYPILCTLAGSGIQGLFDYAAGLEGYTARAEGYVNKCELCQDIRQHLSCRGWFESTELAPAEFYATP from the coding sequence ATGTCCCTGCTGGTCGTCTCGCGCCTGCGCGCAGGCGGGGTCATCCCCACCTACCAGTGCCAAAGCGCCTGTCCGCACTGCCTCTACCGGGGCGGGCCGTCCCGGGCGGCCGAATACCTGGACCGGGAGACGGCCGGGACGCTTTTCGCCAAGGCCCTGGAACTGGGGGCCACGGCCATGCACGTCGGCGGCGGGGAGCCGCTGGCCGATCCGCTGGGCCTGGCCGGGGTGCTGGCCGCGGCGGCCGAAACGGGCATGCCCATCGAATACGTGGAAACGAGCGGGTCCTGGTACGACGACCCGGACGAAGCCCGGGAGCTTCTGGCCGAGCTGCGGGACATGGGGCTTTCGCGCCTGCTCGTGTCCATAAGCCCCATGCACAACGGGTTCGTTCCGCTGCGAAAGACGCTCGGCGTTCTGGAGGCGGCGCGGCTGGCCGGGGTGGCGGTCCTGCCCTGGCAGGAGCATTTTCTGGACGACCTGCAGGTTTTTGACCCGGACACGACCCATCCGTTCCGGGAATACCTCGCGAAATTCGGGCCGGACTATCCGGCCGCCATCCTGGGGCGGACCTGGATCCACCAGGGCGGCCGGGCCTTCGATCTCTTCGCCCCGGTCCTTGGCCGGCGGCCCGTGGAGGCGATCCTGGCCGCGGCCTCCCCGGACTGCCGGGCCGAACTGACCGACACCGGCCATTTCCACCTGGACCTCTACGGCGACTACGTGCCGGGCCTGTGCTCGGGGCTGGCCCTGCGGGCGGCCGACCTCGGGGCCCCGCTCGATCCCGAGCGCTATCCCATCCTCTGCACCCTGGCCGGCTCCGGCATCCAGGGCCTTTTCGACTACGCCGCCGGCCTCGAAGGCTACACGGCCCGGGCCGAGGGCTACGTCAACAAGTGCGAACTGTGCCAGGACATCCGCCAGCACCTGTCCTGCCGGGGCTGGTTCGAGTCCACGGAACTTGCGCCCGCGGAATTTTACGCCACGCCCTAG